Part of the Leishmania infantum JPCM5 genome chromosome 34 genome, AGAAGGAAAAAGGAACAGCAGCCAAGAACAGAGGTACTACTGAATGGCCACACCGAAAATGTCAGATGCCTAGCGCCTTTTTTGTTCTTTCTGTTGTCTCTGTCTTCCTGATGTTCTCCCCTCGCGTCTTTCTCTTGTCTatgccgccgccccgcctcgCCCCTTTTCTCTATTCTCTTCAGTCAGCAATATCCTCGCGCTTCTCTCACCTTTACCCTTTTacttgtttgtttttcgtcATTCTTCTGCATGCCTCTCCACGGCTGCGCTTGCCTCCCTGTTCCTTCCTTTCTTCGCGCTGTTTCGGTGTTTACTTCTATTGTGCATCGTGGGCGTGTTCTCCGTGTTGGCTCCGCTCCCTCGCtatcctcctcccttttgGTCGTCGAACGAGGAATCCTTATATAAATCCTTGTCTGCCGCCTGCTGAGCGTGCGAAGACCTTTTCGGACCTCATTGCCGGGCCAAGAAGTacacgaaaaaagaaacaagaaggggtgagggaggggcaaAATTGCTGACAGGCGATcatcaccgcagcagctgagaCGAGCGTGAATGTGGTTTTGCCTGTGAATTCGGAGATGATTCTTTTCGTGCCTGTCTCTATTTCTATTTTCTTTTCCATATTTCTTTCCTCGAATGGGCCGGTGATGCGCGCGCCCCCAGTGAGAGAACTAGCGGATGCCTTCCAGTTTTTGCGTGTTTTTGTTGCCTCCTTTCTCATTTCGTtcttcgcgcgcgcgtaAGCGTGATTGTGAGTTTTTCTTTGCATCTGTGATACGCTCTTGCTTCATGGGTTActcccgttttttttttcgttctcttcTGTCGTTCTCTCTCGAGGTCTCTGACGCTTCATTGCACACCTGTCCaccgccctcttctccctcccctctctccacatCGGCCGTGTTCGAGGTTGCGCCTTGTTTCttatgctttttttttgaagcCGGTGCTCTTCCTTATATTCTGTGGGTTTCTTCCTGTTGTGTTCCCTCTGTTTTCCGGCTTGATCCATTCCCTTGTGACTCCTCCTTtgcttcccccctctcttttgcTGTGTTGGCGGCTACTCGTGTCACGGCGAAACAAGTCAAGGGCATGCTTCACAAGTATCGATAACAGCAACAGCGGATAAGAAGGGAAAAGGGGCATTTCTCTGCGAAAAaggcaacaacaaagaaatAAAGTTGGAGTAGTCGACTATGCATGCCTGGTTATAAGCGCACCTATCTGCACCCCTCCCTGCGCcactgcctctctccccttcccttcgaacacacgcacacccacacccacaccagGCGCGGGCTCAAGGCGACCAAAATCCTCGACGCGCGATAGAGAGGGATAGAGAGGAGTGATGCGGCACGTCCACGAGCGCGAGCGAAAAGCGGCATCAGAGACTATgggcgaagaaaaaaaagactgGGGAAGACAACGATCAAagcctctcttcccttttttgGTCTATTTTTGGAAAGCAGCATGGGGgagcgaaaaaaagggaaaacgaGCAACGATGCCCAATTTCTAAAAAAAATACTcggctcttctctcttctaACGGCTCTTAAACGAAACGTGCGTTcacccgcacgcgcacagggaCAGGCAGACACAAAGGCGCACAAATGAATGAGGTGTACATCATGATGCATGGAAGTGTCGTTCGTTGTGACCGTACGTTGCGAAGGAAACTGTGCTGTCGCGTGCCGGCACTAACCGTGGTGTTTTGCAGGCTCGTGAGTTTTAGACGCATGTGCAAAGCATGTGTGAAGGGCATAGTATAATCGAATCCCACTCCCTAAACCTCCACCAAATACCAAAACAAAATGGTAGGCACGAGGGACAGAGAGCTGCCAGTATCGGAGTTTTGCAACTCTAGTGGCTTgtgcccctctcttcttccttcgcGCCTCTCCTTTGTTCCGCACCCGCGAATCCAAACACTGAGGAGCGAGTGGCCAGCTCATGCATCCATGTTGCTCAGCTTCCGCCACCTCAAGCTGGCTACTTATCTAGCCTCTCATGCCGATACACAGCCAAGCACTCGCTTCACTCTTTTATTTACTGTGCCCTCTCTCCGCTCCGCTCCTCCGATGACCTAAATTTCCCTGGTTGTCAAAACTCAACCATAAAATGTAAAACTTCTACCTGTATACACGTCTTTTTATTTTCACATCGTTTTCGTTTCTGCCCCGAACGCGTTTCGGCGTCGTGGgaacatgcacacacacacacacatgcatacacgcctatacacacacacacacacacaaagcacTCTTGAACAGATTTCTCGGTGTTCCACTTTCTATTCGCCACGTCGAACACGACTGCCAAACATACCGTGTGCCTCagcttcgctctctctttgaCTTTTTCTTATtgccttcctcctttttttttgcctcgTCTTTTCCTTGTTTCGCCGCTTCGTTTCGCACACatccccctttttttgtgtgtgtgcagctcTCACAagtccctctctcctcccactCCTCCGAGCCTTCCTCATCTCCCCTCTCGTTGCCTCCTgttatctttttttttcgtttttttttgtttctttctcATCACGGTCTAAAATAGAAATTGAAGGTGCTATTAAGCACATTGTATCCACATCCTTGacttgtgtctgtgtgtgcgtgagtgtttttctctttccttctttgtcgtcgttctctttctctctccgaATGTTTTTGTTCTCTTTCTGCATTCTTTCTCATCTTCGCTGTTGGTAGCTGACGCGCCGACTCACACCGTGCCTACACTCCTACGGTTATACGctcacagacacaggcaTTGCCCACTTGCTCCATTCTCCTCCAAACTCTGCCCCTCACtgcaacaaaaaaaagaaaaaacagaAAGGCTAAAAaaatacacgcacacacacacgcgatCAGGAGCGCattcctcctcttttttttattAGGGATCTGGACATTGTGGTGgcccctctttttttctcgtaTAGTTTCCGTTTTCGCGCATCTtttgctctctctttccgtcCACGTTCTTCTTCGTCCCTTTTACCCCGGCCTctcctgcccccccctcacgcacacactcgctTACACCGCCTTCCGCTCTCTCTTAGTTTCGTCTTTCTGTTCTTCCGTCTGCATTCTCTGTGAGCAGCTACTCATCCCCGCATATACAACGGCGGAAACGAAGCAGCACGGGCACATCAGCGTACAACTACACGCACTTTACACCCCCAAACAGAGGACgatccctcctccccttcctgctccaacaacaacaaaaatgGGCTGCATTTCCGGGATAATATTCGGCATCCTCCAGTTTGTGGCGCTACTCTTCATCGCTGTTGGCACCCCGCTGGCGATGTACATGCCACTGAACGACAATGCTCTCCACATCCACAACGGCTACTGCATTTCGCTGTGGGGGATTCGCGATAGATGCTTGATATTGCTGTACTCGGTTAGTCCTAACGATGTCTGGGCTGAGTGCAACGGCCGCGTGGGTCGCTTCAAAACGGCGCAGGTGTGCGCCATTGCGGGTGCCGTCATCCTCGCTGCTTCGATGCTGGGAAGCTTTCTGgatgcgtgctgctgctactgcaTCAAgtacgtgtgtgttttgCTGAACTTACTGGCCGCGGCTCTGCTTGCAGTCAGCTGGGGCTGCATGCTGGATTGCTATGTGCATAATCAAGGTAGCCATATTGTCGGTAACGTGGACGTGTGCACGCAAATGCGCAACTTCACCGGCGTTGATAACGCACACCCCGAGGGAATGCAGCTAGGCGCTGGTTTTGCTCTTCTCATTGCCGCCTTCGTTATCAGCTTCGTGAACATCTTTGTCATGTTTATTCCGTGCTGAAGTCGGGCTTGCAAGGACCCACCCCCTCTGCAGAAGCACAGAAGCGCAGGATACTGCACgttgcccccaccccctcccgaagaaacaaaaataaaaacgaaaagaaaaaaaaatagtgAGTGATGGGTCGGCTGAGACACCAGAGAGAAGCGTTCGCCATGCGATGAAAGAGGGAGCGGTGAACACAAGCGCCAAGTGGAAAAGCAGGCGCACTGCACGCACAAGTGCTTTTCAAGCcgcgaaaaacaaaaagaaacagCAAAGCCCACGCATAAAccgcgggggcggggggtgggggggggtggggctgCGGCACTAGCTAAACGCGCACTCGATGACGGCGACAAAGACTGCACTGAAATCTTGTCGCGCGCACCCCAAGAGGATTTTGCGGctcccctcctttttttctttcagCGCCTTGCGCTTGCCGGTGACTGTTTTGCGGCCATTCATTCTGGTGTCTGTGCTTCGGTGCCTCAATGGGCGCGCTTTTCGAAAGAGCCAGCAGCATGTTGGCCCAGCAATGGAACGCTTATGAACCCACTGCAGTGGGACGATCTCGCGGACCGGCAAGACAGACAAGGACGACGGAGCAATGGGAAAGGGAAGGGTAAGAAGCGCAGAGTAAAAGAGATCTAAATGGAAGCATCTTTTTCTTTAATTTCGAGTTGCGCGCGAGCTTCAGAATCCTGGCGAccgggggaaggggaggcaCACCTCTCAGTGTGTGGTGGTGTCACAAGACTcagcacccctcccccactctctgtgtgcttagggaagccaagcagcccctcacccccccctgCGCCTGCTAATGCGgggccacctctggtggtggcagggtcCAGAACCcacgacgtggggaggtcagagcgattCGCCGCTACTGATGTCGGGGGACCAggcctggatggcgttgcgccgAAGCGACCTGCGACGGTGAACACGCCTGCGCCAATCCATATGATGGGCGGAGTgccagcgtgactcgagcaTACTCCACCCCGACCCTCGCACTGCCgactggtggtggtggtgggtggggggccTGAGCCACCCGGAGAGAGACTGGCCAAGTGACGACTGGCACAGtaggagcggctgtgaggcgacctgcagCACGGGGGGTCGGTAGAGCttgaggccgaggcggtgctccgatgactgagtcggcgcattgctgcagcgcgtgtgtctacggctgcctTGCACCACGCGAGGTGGGGGCCTGTGGGGCCGGCCAGAGGGGTGGAGTGGTGCTTGGCTCCTGCTGTGTGGCCCAGAAGGGACACGCGTtgggtggaggcggaggggagtCTTTTGCGCTGAAAATATGTTGGTGTCCGCCTTGAGTGTGTTGTGCGCTTCTTTCGTCACGGCACAGTTGCCACGAATATGTTTTTCGTGGTCTTGCAGTGTCTGCGTCTTCTTTGTTTCTCCGACCCGTATCCAGCTGCTGTGCGTACCTCGGTCTCACTTTCACATCCGCCTCcgcgcttttttttctttcttcgtcGAGTGTTTTGCCATGCCGCTTGTTGTGGGTATTCTATATGCGTGTTTCTCTTGTACGAGTCTTCACGAATCTCCTTGCTGTTGCCCAACGCAGAGGGGcaaaccacacacacacacatatatatatgtgcataCATCGATATCTTATGTCTATGTATACGCAGAAAAACATATGAAACGATTCGAAACGGACgtcgatttttttttttcgcgtgctAGcctgttcttttttttttttcggcccTTGTCTACTCGGCGTGCTTTCTCACTATATGCGATGACGCGTCAGACCTTCCACTAGCGGCTTCCGTTTGCCtgtcttctttttcccccttttttcgttGGCGTTTTCTATGTAAACGTGTCCGTTTGTCTCGTgacgcacagcagccgcaactACAGGAAAGAAACACGCAAGCAAAGACACATGTGGAAGCGTTGGTCTTCGGCTAAGATCAGCTCTTTTTCCTtgtgcctccccctccctatcttttttttgcttgtcttcgcctttctctctctcgaccTGCACGGCTATGCGTGTCTCTGTCCCTTATGTTCGTCGAAAGGGTTCCtagaagaggagagagggagagacacaGAGCGTCTCTTAATGCTGGTGATATTTCTCTGGGCatgtgcacatgcgcaacGTATGCCCATGCGCTCGTTCTGTTGTTTTTATGCACTCCTCATCGAAAAGAGACGAGCCTTCGCCCCTTTCCCGCCCCCTAAAATCATGCAGATGCAAAGATGTGCTAGGACAACACAGAGAGATAGTGCAGCgtgccccccaccccacccggATGCTCATCTGTGATGCTAGGACAGCatgccgtttttttttatatTTTCGTTGCTTCTTGTACGCAAGCGACAGAGTAGGCacgaaggagaaggcgccTGCGGGTGTCTGTCTTTGtgccctctctttttttttggggggggcTTCAATCActgaaaacaaaaaaattcgcgtctgtgtgtgtctccctttccccttcGCTTTTGGCTTGTGTTCGGTCTCTTGTTTCAGGCTCTTCCTTCTTCCTTTGTGCGTCCCTGTTGCCGGCGATTCTCCTCAGTGCTGCTTCTCTCGTGTTTCTCGACGCCCGCTTGTTTCGtgtctctttttgtttgttaACTTAAACTTCGTTTTTGGTGTGCCTTTCTTGTATTCCACTCCGCCCCCTTTTTCCCTCAACCcctgtgctttttttttcttttccaaCTCGGGCTGGTGTGATTACCTCGCAtcaccctccctctttttAGCTCGTTTTCGTGCTGTTTTCCTCCGCTTTCCCTACACATGCGGGCAAGCCATCCATACACGCCCACCCTCTATGGCATCGACGGAAGATGAAGACAGCAAGCCCCCCACCCTCCACTCCCCGGACAACACTATCGTCCCGAAGCAAACCCCACaatccaaaaaaaaaaatgcgaaTGCTGTGCTCACAGGTTGCCAAGCATATAGACCGTGATATATATCATCCGAACGAGGCATGCGGAGGTCAGCAGAGTAGAAGTGATGGGCGAAAAAGGCGCACAGAGGCACACTGATCAGCCGCAAAGTGCATGCGTGCGAAGCGTGCGACATATCCTGCGTCCGACGCGGTGGGCTGATGAGGTGCAGCTACCCGAAGCATGGCGAGAGCTCCCCTGAATGGCACCATCGAGTCGGCCAGAGTCGCGTGCGCGGAGCATTCACACCATATTACGGCATGCGGCGGCTTGAAGCGACCGAGGGAGGGGCATGGCGTGCAGGCGGAGGACAGGGTCTGAGAGGGCCCTGGGCTGCGGCTGGCCCATCTCCTCTCGGTGCTCATGTGGTCCGCGCCTGCACCAGCCCCTGCGGCCTGCACGGCtgacgtcgccgcctccgccctcgagcagggcCCTGCACCGGGGTTCGTGTGACGTcggtcgcgctgcacgcgtgcgagggCGATACACGGAAGGACAAGGCGGGCTCGCTAGACGCATGGACCGACTCGACGGCGGCCGACTCGGCGTGGACGGCCCGGATGTAGCCGTGGTGCggcaggggtgggtgggccgcggctgcgtgcgtaCACGTGTCGACCCGGCCGTGGTGGAGTGAGACGTTGACTAAAGAAAAAGTAGACCGCTTCAATCCTTTGCCTCTGCTGGGCTCTCTTGCTCACTGCATGACGCCTTCGCGCATTTTCTTTGGCAGACTtgcatgcgtgcgctcgCCACAACGTGGGGAGGGCGCATAGTTTTCAATACGCTAATGTGCGCATCTTGTCTCGTTCGGCGACCGTCTCGCTCGACCCGCCCCCCTGTCGTACAAAATCATAggcagaagaagaagcgTAGGCAGACAGCTCAGCATGTGAGCGCGGGCGTGGGCTTGCTGGTatgtggggaggagggatcGAAAAGAACGGAGTTGCGACCAGGACGGCAAAGACAGGACAGTGGTTTGAAGAAAAGGGATAGAAATTCTCCGGCCTCGTTGCATTGCTGGTTTTTTCTTTatttttccttttgtttgcatgtgcgcgtgtgcggatGTGTGGTGAGTGGATGTGGTTTCGTGCTCCCCTCACCTGCGATAATCAAGCGGGCTTCTCTTTTTCAGTGCCTTGTAATGTATATGTTTccgttttttctttgtgccTTATTCGGAGAATAAGGGTCTCGtttctctccttcgcttGGCCACCTTTCAATGGGGGCTGTCGAGTCTTCGCTTTACTGGATTATTTCCTCCCAGTGTGTGTCTGCAGCGAGTGCTGGATTACGggaaaggaagggggtgAAAAACGAACGAAGATATCGACGGACCATCTCCCCACCCCGCTCCCAGTAAAAGCCCTTCgactttttgtttttctgtTCTCTCTGTACTCTAGTTGACATTgtcgagagcagcagctgcaacacTTTAGATCGGGTGTTGTTTCTTCTCATTTCTTTACCCACATGACCCTTTCACCGGCATTGTATCAGCATATCTCAGTGCATATACATGCGTGCAACCCACAGAGACACGCcgccgcaaaaaaaaaaggacagaCAGACTCGCCGACGCGCAGCAGTGGTTGAGAGGGCTGCACGACTTGTCTTAGACAGATGacgaaggaagagaaggaaacgGAGGCGGTAGAGGAGTGACAGAGACACGAGGAAGAGAGTGATAGCTATAaaaccccctccccctcctccatgcACCCACGCACTACCGTCTCCTAATCCTCGTCTACTTCagacctcctcctctcttcctcatctaccttttctttttttcttctgtgaCGGACACCTATGCCCACATGACGTGCTCAACACAGTCAGCAAAGAAGGGCGggttgggtgggtgggcgggagggaggaatAGCACACGCTTGAACGGACACTTTCACA contains:
- a CDS encoding amastin-like protein, encoding MGCISGIIFGILQFVALLFIAVGTPLAMYMPLNDNALHIHNGYCISLWGIRDRCLILLYSVSPNDVWAECNGRVGRFKTAQVCAIAGAVILAASMLGSFLDACCCYCIKYVCVLLNLLAAALLAVSWGCMLDCYVHNQGSHIVGNVDVCTQMRNFTGVDNAHPEGMQLGAGFALLIAAFVISFVNIFVMFIPC